One genomic segment of Thermovibrio guaymasensis includes these proteins:
- a CDS encoding bis-aminopropyl spermidine synthase family protein, translating into MEILERIAQEAEKNTQVPAYSRSVEKVLSAVMSSSNFWKIVDLSDEPLPLVAEILKLLNKYDLVAFEGDQILLTEAGAELVKKLGIQPFVSHRCPTCGGRGVVIDESLKPAFEKFFKIQENRPPAIHQYDQGYVTPENTFARVALADDRGDLRGKRVCVLGDDDLMSIALALTGLPAKVTILEIDERLVNFIKEVSDEYNLNIDARVHDLRQPLPEDVVGAYDTFFTDPPETVEAIKAFVGRGVATLKGPRCAGYFGVTRRESSLDKWRRIQIELLNMGLVITDLLHNFNEYVNWDYYQEMRGWQLTPVKVPPKEIWYKSTQFRVETVRGFKGFNDPIVGDIYNDAESSTT; encoded by the coding sequence ATGGAGATACTTGAAAGGATTGCCCAGGAGGCGGAGAAGAACACACAGGTTCCTGCCTACAGTAGGAGCGTTGAGAAGGTTCTCTCTGCTGTGATGTCAAGTTCAAACTTCTGGAAGATCGTTGACCTCTCTGATGAGCCTCTTCCACTTGTTGCTGAGATCTTAAAGCTGTTAAACAAGTATGACCTTGTTGCTTTTGAAGGAGATCAAATTCTGTTAACTGAGGCTGGAGCAGAGCTGGTTAAGAAGTTAGGTATCCAGCCTTTCGTCTCCCACAGGTGTCCAACCTGCGGTGGAAGGGGAGTTGTTATTGATGAGAGCTTAAAGCCTGCCTTTGAGAAATTCTTCAAGATTCAGGAAAACAGACCCCCTGCAATTCACCAGTACGACCAGGGTTACGTTACCCCCGAGAACACATTTGCAAGGGTTGCCCTTGCAGACGACAGGGGGGACTTAAGGGGTAAGAGAGTTTGTGTCCTTGGAGATGACGACCTTATGAGCATTGCCCTTGCTTTAACGGGCCTTCCGGCTAAAGTTACAATCCTTGAGATTGACGAAAGACTCGTGAACTTCATTAAGGAAGTTTCAGACGAGTACAACCTTAACATTGATGCAAGGGTTCACGACCTAAGGCAGCCCCTTCCTGAAGACGTTGTTGGTGCTTACGATACTTTCTTCACAGACCCACCTGAAACGGTTGAGGCAATTAAGGCCTTTGTGGGTAGAGGAGTTGCTACGCTGAAAGGTCCAAGGTGTGCCGGTTACTTTGGCGTAACCAGGAGGGAATCTTCACTTGATAAGTGGAGAAGGATTCAGATAGAGCTCCTTAACATGGGACTGGTTATTACAGACCTCCTCCACAACTTCAACGAGTATGTAAACTGGGACTACTATCAGGAGATGAGGGGCTGGCAGTTAACTCCTGTAAAGGTTCCTCCAAAGGAAATCTGGTACAAGTCAACTCAGTTTAGGGTTGAAACTGTCCGCGGATTTAAGGGCTTTAACGACCCAATAGTTGGAGATATCTACAACGACGCCGAGAGCTCTACAACTTAG
- a CDS encoding bile acid:sodium symporter family protein, with protein MKRISDLLWLWVIAVVPLALKFPHLFIPLKPLIKPMLSSVILAMGLTLKGKELLSIFKKPKLLTVGLISQYSVMPIVGFTIGYLFLKEINPELVAGQVLTGSCPTGVVSNVYNFLTGANVALSIALSGVNTLISPLLTPILTKVLVGKLVSVNALKLFLDMVLITLIPVLIGIGLNSLIPQKVERVKPYLPAYSTITVVLIVGFVVAAGSSKILSLPLKAFVLLFLSSLLHLLFGFWLGYLIPRLFGLEPKERVTISIETAMQNSGLATVLAVSQWGALSALPAVFYSVVQNLVGPFVIKLFRSIHKEHLK; from the coding sequence ATGAAAAGGATTTCAGATCTTCTATGGCTCTGGGTTATTGCAGTCGTCCCTTTAGCCCTTAAGTTTCCCCACCTATTTATCCCTTTAAAACCGTTAATTAAGCCTATGCTCTCAAGCGTTATTTTGGCAATGGGGTTAACTTTAAAGGGAAAGGAGCTCCTTTCAATATTTAAAAAACCTAAATTACTTACAGTCGGCCTTATTTCCCAGTACTCTGTAATGCCAATCGTTGGCTTTACAATCGGTTACCTATTTCTAAAGGAAATAAACCCTGAATTAGTTGCCGGACAAGTTTTAACTGGAAGTTGTCCAACTGGGGTTGTATCAAACGTCTACAACTTCCTAACTGGAGCAAACGTTGCCCTCTCAATTGCCCTTTCTGGAGTTAATACCCTAATCTCCCCTCTACTTACACCGATTTTGACTAAGGTACTGGTTGGAAAACTGGTCTCTGTTAACGCCTTAAAGCTCTTTTTAGATATGGTTCTGATAACCCTAATTCCTGTTTTAATTGGGATCGGCCTTAACTCACTAATTCCCCAGAAGGTTGAAAGGGTTAAGCCCTACCTTCCAGCATATTCAACAATAACGGTAGTTTTAATAGTAGGATTTGTCGTTGCAGCGGGGAGTTCTAAAATCCTCTCACTCCCGCTTAAAGCCTTCGTCTTACTCTTTTTATCCTCACTACTTCACCTTCTCTTTGGATTCTGGCTGGGTTATTTAATACCCAGACTTTTTGGACTTGAACCTAAGGAGAGGGTAACCATCTCAATTGAAACTGCAATGCAGAACTCAGGCCTTGCAACAGTTTTGGCAGTTTCCCAGTGGGGAGCTCTCTCAGCCCTTCCGGCAGTTTTCTACAGTGTAGTTCAAAACTTAGTAGGACCTTTTGTTATTAAACTCTTTAGGTCAATCCATAAAGAACATCTAAAATAA
- a CDS encoding phospholipase D-like domain-containing protein, which produces MSSAWLKGNVLEGLLGEIQKDNLDFKVVLRASELQDLLITDEKVFELIKDKGGKIYLHPRLHAKFILVDGKYAVVGSANFTFSGLSEFSKGNVEAAVYYDENDDSKEIEELKNYFNRIISEKETYQLNDSLVGFAMNPVKSRSFEFVALGDVKTWSSEMVKES; this is translated from the coding sequence ATATCTTCAGCGTGGTTAAAGGGTAACGTTCTTGAAGGTCTTTTGGGGGAAATTCAAAAGGATAATTTAGATTTTAAGGTTGTCTTAAGGGCTTCAGAACTTCAAGATTTACTAATAACAGACGAAAAGGTCTTTGAGCTTATAAAGGATAAGGGAGGGAAGATTTACCTCCATCCTCGTCTTCATGCCAAGTTTATACTGGTTGATGGAAAGTATGCAGTTGTCGGTTCAGCTAACTTTACATTTTCCGGACTTTCTGAATTTTCAAAGGGGAACGTTGAAGCAGCTGTTTACTACGATGAAAACGACGATTCTAAAGAGATAGAAGAACTAAAGAATTACTTTAACAGGATAATTAGTGAGAAAGAGACTTACCAACTAAACGATTCATTAGTCGGTTTTGCGATGAACCCTGTAAAGTCCCGCTCCTTTGAGTTCGTTGCCCTTGGAGATGTTAAAACGTGGAGCTCCGAGATGGTGAAAGAAAGTTGA
- a CDS encoding ATP-binding protein produces the protein MELRDGERKLIGRILEIYSYDMDFFANPFTSGESPVFGSLETFKLLFAKGNCSDWKKAAVLAYLNGNGAKLKLAVAEVIGDLKKDKLETSFSPAQVGSPVFKLVEGEISSLLKKNFSGQSMVSPVEVGELVGSSATAYLDAQEVLSKHLLVLGTTGSGKSYFTKLFLSRLLSSDPEVKLFILDPHGEYREGLLRFGVDESQIDELKIKDILLPVFPEEVEEQIRQEGYPSLVSGNTNEAKKNRAHLSRYIKPSLSLTGFREKDLKDIISGLSDREGEKEALLSSLSSIYDGQKDLIEKLESTLNSNKRVVIFNFGSVSEPSTRVNVSGLIMRELFDKAREDKKKRFLVLEEAHNFAPEKGFGDTSAGKGNLALIMARKIASEGRKFNLGLGVITQRPAQVSKYILSQTNTQVMFRTINSSDLDVISSFVEYAGKDIVSLLPSLQTGMGIICGMGAPFPMVVNIK, from the coding sequence GTGGAGCTCCGAGATGGTGAAAGAAAGTTGATAGGCAGGATTTTAGAAATCTACTCTTACGACATGGACTTCTTTGCAAATCCCTTTACTTCTGGGGAATCTCCAGTTTTCGGCTCTCTTGAAACTTTTAAGCTTCTCTTTGCAAAAGGTAACTGTTCAGACTGGAAGAAGGCCGCCGTTTTAGCCTATTTAAATGGGAACGGAGCTAAGTTGAAGTTGGCAGTTGCAGAGGTGATTGGAGATTTAAAAAAAGATAAGCTTGAGACTTCCTTCAGTCCAGCTCAGGTAGGCTCTCCTGTTTTTAAACTTGTGGAAGGGGAAATTTCCTCTCTCTTAAAGAAGAACTTCTCAGGTCAAAGTATGGTTAGTCCAGTAGAAGTTGGGGAACTAGTGGGGAGCTCCGCCACAGCCTACCTTGATGCTCAGGAGGTACTTTCAAAACACCTGTTAGTTCTTGGAACAACAGGTTCAGGAAAGAGCTACTTTACGAAACTTTTCCTCTCAAGGCTTTTAAGCTCTGATCCAGAGGTAAAACTCTTCATTCTTGATCCTCACGGTGAGTATAGAGAAGGCCTTTTAAGGTTCGGAGTTGATGAGAGCCAGATAGATGAGCTTAAAATTAAAGATATTCTTTTGCCGGTCTTCCCTGAAGAAGTGGAAGAGCAGATTAGACAGGAAGGTTATCCCTCTTTAGTTTCGGGTAATACGAATGAAGCTAAAAAGAACAGAGCCCACCTTTCCAGATATATTAAACCTTCTCTATCTCTAACTGGATTTAGGGAAAAGGACTTAAAGGATATAATTTCTGGACTTTCAGATAGGGAAGGAGAGAAGGAAGCTTTACTCTCCTCGCTTTCTTCCATCTATGACGGTCAGAAAGATTTAATTGAAAAGTTAGAAAGTACTCTTAATTCAAATAAGAGGGTTGTAATTTTTAACTTTGGAAGTGTAAGTGAGCCCTCTACAAGAGTTAACGTGTCCGGGCTTATCATGAGGGAGCTCTTTGACAAAGCCAGGGAGGATAAGAAGAAGAGATTCCTAGTTCTTGAGGAAGCTCACAACTTTGCACCTGAAAAGGGGTTTGGCGATACTTCGGCTGGTAAGGGCAACTTGGCTCTCATTATGGCAAGGAAAATAGCCTCCGAGGGAAGGAAATTTAACTTAGGTTTAGGAGTAATTACTCAAAGGCCTGCTCAAGTAAGCAAGTACATTCTCTCTCAAACTAACACTCAAGTTATGTTTAGAACTATTAACTCTTCCGATTTGGATGTAATTTCATCGTTTGTTGAGTACGCAGGTAAGGATATAGTTTCTCTTCTACCTTCCCTTCAAACTGGTATGGGAATTATTTGTGGGATGGGAGCTCCTTTCCCGATGGTGGTTAACATTAAATAA
- a CDS encoding ankyrin repeat domain-containing protein, whose translation MVKKRSSVPKAKKERLINSVKQGNINEFSKLCSKRVLKSLRNNIPLWMYVVSIGNEEIVKYTVRTLLSENSKNSNESEKEEIKRKFKGRWIEVILAVKRKEALEVMCKEFKEKLLEERDCFSGKKEKLINQILIELSKENKEEEVEILFREFPEEINVNIQDDMANTPLHYGTYRGNEKLVKILVKHGGRLDIQNSIGLTPEGILRFKGVKIS comes from the coding sequence ATGGTTAAAAAGAGGAGTAGTGTGCCAAAGGCAAAAAAAGAAAGGTTAATTAACTCTGTTAAACAAGGTAACATCAATGAATTTTCAAAGCTATGTAGTAAAAGAGTTCTCAAATCGTTAAGAAACAACATTCCACTTTGGATGTATGTAGTTTCAATAGGAAATGAGGAAATTGTGAAGTATACTGTAAGAACCCTTCTATCTGAAAATTCAAAAAATTCAAATGAATCAGAGAAGGAAGAAATTAAAAGAAAATTCAAAGGGAGGTGGATTGAGGTTATTTTAGCAGTGAAGAGGAAAGAGGCATTAGAGGTTATGTGTAAGGAGTTTAAAGAAAAACTCCTTGAAGAGAGAGACTGCTTCTCAGGTAAAAAAGAGAAGTTGATAAACCAAATCCTAATTGAATTAAGTAAAGAAAATAAGGAGGAAGAAGTTGAAATCCTCTTTAGGGAGTTTCCAGAGGAGATAAATGTCAATATTCAGGATGATATGGCCAACACTCCTCTCCACTACGGAACTTACAGAGGAAATGAAAAATTGGTGAAAATTCTGGTTAAGCACGGAGGAAGGTTAGATATTCAAAACTCAATAGGACTTACTCCAGAAGGGATTTTAAGGTTTAAAGGAGTTAAGATTTCTTAA
- a CDS encoding NADAR family protein gives MEKIIRFRGKNSFLSNFYPCKVEFEGLVYPSVENAFQAAKTAPSEREPFTKVSPKEAKRIGREVRLQISAWESKKVKVMEELVRKKFKENPDLREKLLKTGDAVLIEGNTWGDEFWGVNLRKPDSSSPWGYRGKNILGQILMKIREELRKEG, from the coding sequence TTGGAGAAGATTATTCGATTCAGAGGTAAGAATTCTTTCCTATCAAACTTTTATCCTTGTAAAGTAGAGTTTGAAGGTCTTGTTTATCCAAGTGTTGAAAATGCTTTTCAAGCTGCTAAAACTGCACCTTCTGAAAGAGAGCCCTTTACAAAGGTTTCGCCAAAGGAAGCTAAAAGGATAGGAAGGGAGGTTCGTTTACAAATCAGTGCTTGGGAGAGTAAGAAGGTTAAAGTAATGGAAGAGCTGGTAAGAAAGAAATTTAAAGAGAATCCTGATTTAAGGGAGAAGCTTTTAAAAACTGGAGATGCCGTATTGATAGAAGGAAATACTTGGGGCGATGAATTTTGGGGAGTAAACCTTAGGAAACCTGACTCGAGCTCTCCTTGGGGATATAGGGGAAAGAACATACTGGGCCAGATTCTTATGAAAATCAGAGAAGAGCTTAGAAAAGAAGGGTAA
- the ccsB gene encoding c-type cytochrome biogenesis protein CcsB, with amino-acid sequence MITSVELFNGGMVAYFLAFLFYTIYTFSKSSWASKLATTFAWLGVIVQGAGFIVRGLEKAKVNMVSDWTAFYKYAPFTNMYESLMLFGWTAVLIYLLFEWKYRNKAFGMFVIPLALIGELSTQILGFSSEAQPLVPALQSNWLLFHVVTTFIGYAAAAVSAGIAYAYFAKRDDTTVKDWAVIFVTTWFIFFFIIYSAYRENFILYLGISAVVALLFCGFLYLVKKTGIVNLFPSVEAMEQIMYQSVAVGFVFLTIGIILGAVWAKYAWGGYWSWDPKETWSLITWLVYAAYLHARYIKGLRGKPLAYFTIIGFLSVIFTYYGVNLIIPGLHSYAQ; translated from the coding sequence ATGATTACATCTGTTGAGCTCTTTAACGGAGGAATGGTTGCCTATTTCTTAGCGTTCCTCTTCTACACGATCTACACCTTCAGTAAGAGCTCCTGGGCTTCAAAGCTTGCAACAACTTTTGCTTGGCTTGGAGTAATTGTTCAAGGAGCAGGTTTCATCGTAAGAGGACTTGAAAAGGCTAAAGTCAACATGGTCTCCGACTGGACGGCCTTTTATAAGTACGCTCCATTTACAAACATGTACGAATCCTTAATGCTCTTTGGTTGGACGGCCGTTCTAATCTACCTCCTGTTTGAGTGGAAGTACAGGAACAAAGCCTTCGGAATGTTTGTAATACCCCTTGCACTGATAGGGGAGCTCTCAACCCAAATACTCGGGTTTAGCTCCGAAGCCCAACCGCTTGTTCCAGCCCTTCAGAGTAATTGGCTCCTCTTTCACGTTGTTACAACGTTCATAGGTTACGCTGCTGCTGCTGTTAGTGCAGGAATAGCCTATGCTTATTTTGCAAAGAGGGACGACACGACTGTTAAAGATTGGGCGGTAATATTCGTTACAACGTGGTTCATCTTCTTCTTTATCATCTACTCAGCTTACAGGGAAAACTTCATCCTCTACTTAGGTATATCAGCAGTCGTGGCACTCCTCTTCTGCGGGTTCCTCTATCTGGTAAAGAAAACGGGAATTGTAAACCTATTCCCTTCTGTTGAAGCTATGGAACAGATTATGTACCAATCTGTTGCAGTAGGTTTTGTCTTCCTAACAATAGGAATTATCCTTGGAGCAGTTTGGGCCAAGTATGCCTGGGGTGGCTATTGGTCATGGGACCCGAAGGAGACTTGGTCTTTAATTACCTGGTTAGTCTACGCAGCTTACCTCCACGCTAGGTACATTAAGGGTTTAAGGGGAAAACCCCTTGCCTACTTTACCATAATAGGTTTCTTAAGCGTTATCTTTACCTACTACGGAGTTAACCTGATCATTCCAGGCCTCCACAGCTACGCCCAGTAA
- the resB gene encoding cytochrome c biogenesis protein ResB, producing the protein MFKRLYDFFSSVKLAIFLLLTLAVTSIVGTIIEQQQDPEKYLMEYGPTTYKILKFLGFTDVYHSWWYISLLTLLGINLIVCSIKRLPKIWKVAMEPRKTFPAGQEKTLRISSSITLKGRISEVKEKLVEALKNKRYKVEVSKEDEEEVHIFADKNVFARFGVYIVHLGVLVVLIGGLLTAVFGFRGYMNLAEGTMSNLVSFFSGPKIVELPFYVRCNKFTIDFYPSGMPKAYISDLSVIENGKEVLRKTIRVNDPLKYKGIYFYQASYGQGEAVLKIKDENGERIVGVAFGQPIKLAPKTYLRIVSLDGKTMSIGIKFIKDGKVREGVIKPFIFYQVPGTNKAISMVDFKPVFYTGLQVAKDPGTWVVWLGSTIMIIGLVVAFFIPHRRIWARIEKRGEDKVRLVIGGLSSKGSEGLAQELEEVLGVLKSSYCNNTPKEEEQ; encoded by the coding sequence ATGTTTAAGAGACTTTACGACTTCTTTAGTTCAGTCAAGCTTGCAATCTTCCTCCTCCTAACCTTAGCGGTAACATCAATAGTTGGAACGATAATCGAACAGCAACAGGACCCTGAAAAGTACTTAATGGAGTACGGTCCGACTACGTACAAAATCCTCAAATTTCTAGGGTTCACCGACGTTTATCATTCTTGGTGGTACATATCCCTCTTAACCCTCCTAGGTATAAACCTAATTGTCTGTTCAATAAAGAGGCTTCCAAAAATATGGAAAGTGGCTATGGAGCCCCGAAAGACCTTCCCAGCGGGGCAGGAAAAGACTTTAAGGATTTCATCTTCCATAACGCTAAAAGGGAGAATAAGTGAGGTAAAAGAGAAACTGGTAGAGGCCTTAAAGAACAAAAGGTACAAGGTTGAGGTCTCAAAGGAGGACGAAGAGGAAGTCCACATTTTTGCAGATAAGAACGTATTTGCCCGCTTTGGAGTCTACATAGTTCACCTTGGAGTTTTAGTAGTTTTAATAGGAGGCCTCCTTACCGCCGTTTTTGGGTTTAGAGGTTATATGAACTTAGCAGAAGGAACAATGAGCAACTTAGTAAGCTTCTTTTCAGGCCCAAAGATAGTGGAACTCCCCTTTTACGTTAGGTGCAACAAGTTTACGATTGACTTTTACCCCTCAGGAATGCCAAAAGCCTACATTTCGGACCTTTCAGTTATTGAAAACGGAAAAGAGGTCCTAAGGAAGACAATAAGAGTCAATGACCCTCTCAAGTACAAAGGGATTTACTTCTACCAGGCAAGTTACGGTCAGGGAGAGGCAGTTCTAAAAATAAAGGATGAAAACGGAGAAAGGATAGTAGGGGTAGCCTTCGGACAACCAATCAAACTTGCTCCTAAAACTTACCTGAGGATAGTTAGCCTTGACGGTAAAACTATGAGCATCGGAATTAAGTTCATAAAAGATGGAAAAGTTAGGGAAGGAGTAATAAAACCCTTTATCTTCTATCAGGTTCCTGGAACTAACAAGGCAATTTCAATGGTTGACTTTAAACCGGTCTTTTACACAGGCCTTCAGGTGGCCAAAGACCCGGGAACTTGGGTTGTCTGGTTAGGGAGTACAATAATGATAATCGGCCTAGTCGTTGCCTTCTTCATTCCCCACAGGAGAATATGGGCAAGGATTGAGAAGAGGGGAGAGGACAAGGTTCGCTTAGTAATAGGAGGCCTTTCAAGCAAAGGCTCTGAAGGATTGGCTCAGGAGCTGGAGGAAGTCTTAGGGGTCTTAAAGTCTTCATATTGCAACAATACCCCTAAGGAGGAAGAGCAATGA
- a CDS encoding amidohydrolase family protein: MSILLGADWIVTPSLKPIKGGWAVIERGEVKEFLKRKPKGNFNREINLRGILYPPFVNAHTHLELSNITFSPESFEDFFQWLIFIIGKRASFSVKEIKRAVAKGIELSRKAGVYYLGDISSFGVSPEVDTDLKIVPFMEFIGREFKPENFKFPVSAHSPYSVSFEALKSIAKESIKRDKPFQIHLGETEEERKLISCRENRFEKEIYPLIGRKKYPSPCFESLTDYLERAGALNSYLIAVHCTNLKERELKKLTEVGAGIVLCPRSNSHLKVGKPPLKELLGYEKLAVGTDGLSTNTSLSVVEEIKALYYSYGGKVSIKELLPLITIGGARVLGIEDYGKKAIFTFLKCKDIYPEPFSPLLTEGLEFEILDFSKPL, encoded by the coding sequence TTGAGCATACTACTAGGTGCAGACTGGATAGTTACACCGTCCCTCAAACCGATCAAAGGTGGATGGGCAGTAATTGAAAGGGGAGAAGTAAAGGAGTTTTTAAAGAGAAAACCTAAGGGGAACTTCAATAGAGAGATAAACCTAAGAGGGATTCTATACCCTCCCTTTGTCAACGCCCATACCCATTTGGAGCTCTCAAACATTACCTTCTCCCCAGAAAGCTTTGAAGATTTCTTCCAGTGGCTCATCTTCATAATAGGGAAGAGAGCCTCATTCTCAGTAAAGGAGATTAAAAGGGCAGTAGCAAAGGGAATAGAACTTTCAAGGAAGGCAGGCGTTTACTACTTAGGAGATATATCATCCTTTGGAGTTTCACCAGAAGTTGATACGGACCTTAAAATAGTTCCATTTATGGAGTTTATAGGCAGGGAATTTAAACCGGAGAACTTCAAGTTCCCCGTTTCTGCTCACTCTCCTTACTCTGTTTCCTTTGAAGCTTTAAAGTCAATAGCAAAGGAGAGCATCAAAAGGGATAAACCCTTTCAAATTCACCTTGGAGAAACAGAAGAGGAAAGAAAACTAATTTCGTGCAGGGAAAACAGGTTTGAAAAGGAAATTTACCCATTGATAGGGAGGAAGAAGTACCCTTCTCCTTGCTTTGAAAGTTTAACCGACTACCTTGAAAGGGCAGGTGCCCTAAACAGCTACTTAATTGCAGTCCACTGCACAAACCTTAAAGAGAGAGAGCTAAAAAAACTAACAGAGGTGGGAGCAGGAATAGTCCTATGTCCCAGGAGCAATTCTCACTTGAAAGTTGGAAAACCTCCTCTTAAGGAACTCCTAGGCTATGAGAAGTTGGCAGTAGGAACCGACGGACTAAGCACAAACACTTCCCTCTCTGTAGTTGAAGAGATAAAGGCCCTCTACTACTCTTACGGTGGAAAGGTAAGCATCAAAGAACTCCTCCCCTTAATAACAATCGGAGGAGCAAGAGTCCTCGGAATTGAGGATTACGGAAAGAAAGCAATTTTTACTTTTCTAAAATGCAAAGATATTTATCCTGAACCCTTTTCACCCCTACTAACAGAAGGCCTAGAGTTTGAAATACTTGACTTTTCAAAACCTCTTTGA
- a CDS encoding HD domain-containing protein, with translation MEKRVHKLTFYHPRVERVAQCFENEVYLVGGFIRDRLLRVKKDYIDVDFVVKKVEEKELKCLEEVFKRKGFRIKKTKEVFSFVFGNSRFDFSTMEGKTIEEDLKKRDFTINALAVNLTELILPFNDDVVLIDPTGGYEDLIRGVVRPVSKTSLEDDPLRVLRGIRFKNILDFEYSEEFLELAPQFSPKLEEIPEERVKEELLKLLKADKFAPALREMVQLKAFFPVFKELKGIERIPPGGLHQFNLLEHTLRTVEFMENFALPEAPTYLKEFSKEVLRDKEALKLVALYHDVGKPLTAKERNGRLTFYGHDKVGAPIGRDALIRLGFGKEWGKIAYYVIRNHLRPFFLFDLFRKKKLTDRAIYRFFKDCRGYGFHTLSVSVADFMATSEKMEENVNEYLNFIFYLVSFYKERLKDLKPLLSGEEIMEIKGFERPNEWIGKIKEKMLELQAVGKIRTKEEAISFVKGFTVKEEG, from the coding sequence ATGGAAAAGAGGGTTCACAAGCTTACCTTCTACCACCCAAGAGTTGAAAGGGTAGCCCAGTGTTTTGAGAACGAAGTTTACCTAGTAGGAGGGTTCATCAGGGATAGGCTCTTAAGGGTGAAGAAGGATTACATAGACGTTGACTTTGTGGTTAAGAAAGTAGAGGAAAAAGAGCTAAAGTGCCTTGAGGAAGTATTCAAGAGGAAGGGATTTAGGATAAAGAAGACTAAAGAAGTTTTCTCTTTCGTCTTCGGAAACAGTAGGTTTGACTTTTCAACGATGGAAGGAAAGACAATTGAAGAGGATCTAAAGAAAAGGGACTTCACTATAAACGCCCTAGCAGTTAACCTAACAGAGTTAATCTTGCCCTTTAACGATGATGTGGTTCTAATAGACCCAACGGGAGGTTACGAAGACCTAATAAGAGGAGTAGTAAGGCCTGTAAGTAAAACTTCCCTTGAAGATGACCCCTTAAGGGTTCTAAGGGGAATCAGGTTTAAGAACATCCTTGACTTTGAGTACTCAGAGGAGTTCTTAGAGCTTGCACCTCAATTTTCTCCTAAGCTAGAGGAAATACCGGAAGAGAGAGTAAAGGAGGAGCTCCTCAAACTCCTAAAAGCAGATAAGTTTGCTCCCGCCCTAAGGGAGATGGTTCAGCTTAAAGCCTTCTTTCCAGTTTTTAAAGAGCTTAAAGGAATTGAGAGAATTCCCCCTGGAGGATTACACCAGTTTAACCTGCTTGAGCATACCCTTAGAACAGTTGAGTTTATGGAAAACTTTGCACTACCTGAAGCTCCAACTTACCTAAAGGAGTTCTCCAAGGAAGTTTTAAGGGACAAAGAGGCCTTAAAGCTGGTTGCCCTGTACCACGACGTAGGGAAACCTCTAACTGCAAAGGAAAGGAACGGAAGGCTAACTTTCTACGGTCACGATAAGGTTGGAGCTCCCATAGGAAGGGACGCTCTAATCAGGCTCGGTTTCGGAAAGGAGTGGGGAAAGATAGCCTACTATGTAATTAGGAATCACCTAAGACCTTTCTTCCTGTTTGACCTCTTTAGGAAGAAGAAGTTAACGGACAGGGCTATATACAGATTCTTTAAAGACTGCAGAGGTTACGGATTCCATACCTTATCGGTCAGCGTTGCAGACTTTATGGCAACATCTGAGAAAATGGAAGAAAACGTAAACGAGTACCTTAACTTCATTTTCTACCTGGTTTCATTTTACAAAGAAAGGCTCAAAGACCTTAAACCTCTCCTATCAGGAGAGGAGATTATGGAAATTAAAGGTTTTGAAAGACCAAACGAGTGGATAGGTAAGATAAAGGAGAAGATGCTGGAACTTCAGGCAGTTGGAAAGATAAGGACAAAGGAAGAGGCAATTTCCTTCGTTAAAGGGTTTACGGTGAAGGAGGAGGGTTGA
- a CDS encoding ABC transporter ATP-binding protein — translation MEPIIKAENLVKVYKTESEEVFALKGVNLSLEEGEFSLLMGASGSGKSTLLHLLGGLDKPTSGRVLYRGKDISSFSSKELALFRNRKIGFVFQFHYLINELTLIENVMAPALIGGVPFSESRKRAEELLKRVGLGHRLSHKPFEVSGGEKQRAAVARALVNFPEVVLADEPTGNLDSQNTHSVISLMKELNQELGTTFLIATHNRELETYAQRIYFIRDGVIEST, via the coding sequence TTGGAACCTATTATAAAGGCTGAAAACCTTGTTAAGGTTTATAAAACTGAAAGCGAGGAGGTTTTTGCCCTTAAAGGAGTTAACCTCTCTCTTGAAGAGGGAGAGTTTTCCCTTTTGATGGGGGCTTCAGGTTCAGGTAAATCAACCCTTCTGCACCTACTGGGAGGGCTTGATAAACCTACTTCTGGAAGAGTCCTCTATAGGGGAAAGGATATTTCGTCATTTAGTTCAAAGGAGCTTGCCCTCTTTAGGAACAGGAAAATCGGTTTTGTCTTTCAGTTTCACTACCTAATAAACGAGCTTACTTTAATTGAGAACGTTATGGCTCCAGCTTTAATAGGGGGAGTTCCTTTTAGTGAGTCGAGGAAGAGGGCTGAAGAGCTGTTGAAAAGGGTAGGACTGGGGCATAGATTATCTCACAAACCGTTTGAAGTTTCAGGAGGAGAGAAGCAACGGGCTGCAGTTGCACGGGCTTTAGTTAACTTCCCTGAAGTTGTCCTTGCAGATGAACCTACCGGAAACCTTGATTCCCAGAATACCCACTCGGTTATCTCCCTCATGAAGGAACTCAACCAGGAGCTGGGGACCACTTTCTTGATAGCCACCCACAACAGGGAGTTGGAAACTTACGCTCAGCGCATATACTTTATTAGGGATGGTGTAATAGAAAGCACTTAA